ATGGATCGCTTGTATGGACGCCACTTTCAGGTTTGTCACTCCTAGTATTTTTTGCATTTGCTAGCCAATGTATGTCAACCTTAGCTGTCACAAAAAAAGAAACCGGTACAATCTTATGGCCCATGGTTCAGTTTTTTTATATGACCACCCTTGCTTTCACTGCTTCCTTTCTAATTTTTCAGTTCGGAAAACTTCTAGGATTTGTTTAAACTGCCGACAATCAATGAAAGAGGAAAAACTTGGATTTTCATATAGGAACAAAAACTCTTACCAGAAAATCTGCACCGTATTTGGTTGCAGAAATTGGACTCAATCATAACGCAGACCTTGAAATTGGCAAACGAACCATTGCGAAAGCGAAGGAGTCAGGTGCGCATGCGGTCAAATTCCAAACCTATCGAACAGAAGAGTTTATAGACAGTTCCAATCCCGAAGTTAAATTTCTATTCGATATCTTTAAACAATACGAATTAAACGAGTCACAACATAAAGAATTCCAAAAAACAGCTTTAGACCTAGGACTTGATTTTTTTTCCACACCACTTTGCGAGTCCGCTGTTGACTTGTTATGTGAGCTCGATGTCCCCGTATTAAAAATTGCTTCGGGTGATATTGTTAATTTACCTTTACTGAATCGATCCCTACAATCGGGGAAACCTTTGATTGTGTCCACTGGTGCTGCTTTACTTGAAGAAGTTACAAGGGCTATTTCTCTTTTTCAGAAACACCAAGCGGAGGTTTGTTTACTTCATTGTGTTTCGATGTATCCCACTCCGCTCAATAAAGTAAATCTTCAGTCAATTCCATTTTATTTGGATACAACAGACTATGTTGTTGGCTTTAGCGATCATTCGGACGGAACCTTGGCTTCTTCAGTGGCCTGTGGTTTGGGCGCCGTGGTTTTTGAAAAACACTTTACCTTGGATCGAAATTTAGATGGTCCAGACCACGGAATTTCAATGGACCCAATGACGTTTTCGAAATTGGCAAATGATCTGAAACAAAGTTTTGAAATGGGTGGGGTCTATGGTAAAAACACACATCCTGAAGAAACCGGTGGTTGGTTCTATGGCAGAAGATCCCTATATAAAAAAGGAAATTCTATTCTTAGTTTAAGACCTGCTCTGCACACTAATGAAAGTAATGTTTTGAATTCTTGGGAGTTAAATCGAATAGGTGATCCTTCTCTTTTACCAGAAGGACCAGTTCGCATGACACCTAAGTCTACTTAGGTGTCTTTTACAATTACATCTTTTGGATGATTTGTTCGAGGAGTGTTTTTAGAAAAATAGGATTAGGAGTTCCGCTTTCTATCCTTCTATCATTGATATAAAGAGACGGAGTGGATTGGATGTTTAACTTCTCAGCTTCATCAATCTCAGCATTCAATTGGTTTTGCGCTTCTTTAGAACCCATACATGCTTTCAAAGAATTGACATTGAGCCCAATAGAATTTGCTAAATTTACTACACTGGATCCAGAATGAGCTACACCCTTTTCTAAGTTATCATAAAGCCCTCGATACATAGGCTCAAACTTACCTTGTTTATCCGCACAAATGGCAGCAATTGCAGCGACGCAAGAGGATGCATCAGGTCTTGGTTGCTGCATCAAACGGTTACAAGTTCCATCCAATGGAAAGTTTTTATACACAACACGAACCATTCCATCATATTCAGAAAGGACCGTATGTAAGATATGACTTGTATGAAGACAATGGCCGCAGTTGTAATCTGCATATTTAACAATTGTGATGGGAGCATCTTTTTTACCGATGAAAGGAGAACCGGTAACATTGATTCCAAGAGTGGGTTCTTGAAAATAAGCGGCAATTTTAGTTTGGATTTCAGCTGAATCCATCCCTCTTGAAGTCGCAAGTGTATTGGAACTTGCTTTACTTACCCACATTTTGCTCGTTGCAAAACCTAAAGAAAAACTAAAAAAATAAACGAGCCCAAGGGTGGTGATTCCTTCTTTTAAGGCCACTGGAACCTCAAGTTTTGGTTTTCCTTCTGTTTTCCAAAGTAAATACAAAATACCGAGGAGAGCTATCGTGACAATGTAAGTCACGAAACAAAGTTGGCAAATAGTTCCGATAATTCCCACTGAAATCCCAAAAAGGATCAAATCAAATAACAGTCCTAAAACCAGGACAGGGAATAAAAGAGAAATGAACTTAGAAACTTCTTCATTCGATTTTGCTTTTGTAACCAAAAAGAAAGAATACGTTAGTAACCCGTAAAATCCAAAACCGAGTAAGGCAATGGGAACATTCCCCAAAAAGGGAACTCCGGGGATTGCAGAATAAGAACTCTCTGCTACTTTTAAACAAGAGTCACCTCCACCTAGCGCGGAACATGCGGTATTGGCAATATTTTCGGTTCCAATGCCAAAGTATTCGATTGCCAATAGGAAAGAGACAATGAGTCCTATAACTCCACCGACTACTCCTGCTAATGCTAAATTCTTACGATTCATCAATTTTCATTCCTCTTCTTACTTAGAATCCTGATACTTTCTTTTAGGTCTAATTTTCCTTCATAAATTGCTTTTCCCGTAATGGCCCCAAAAAGTTTTCCTTTCGAAGCATCATACAAATTTACCAAGTCTTCGATGGAAGAAACTCCACCGGATGCCACCAATTGTAAACCAGGGAACTCTGCCAACAACTCCAAATAAACGGTCGTGTTTGGTCCAGCCATCATCCCATCTTTGGATATATCTGTAAAAATTACATGTCTAATGCCCATACCAAACATTGTTTTTAAAAAATCTGTATATTTGATACCGGAGTTGGTTTCCCAACCTTTGGTGCGTACATATCCGTCTTTGGCATCCACGCCGATCACGATCCGATTGGGGCCGTAGGTGTTCAATCCCTGTTCTACCACAGATGGATCTTCTACAGCCACAGTTCCTAAAATGAACCGGGAAACTCCGAGCCCATCATAAAACTTCATGTTTTCTAAAGAACGAATCCCACCACCAAGCTCGAGTTCTACGGAACAGTTGTCTTTGATTTTACGGATGGCTTTCCCGTTTTCTGACTTACCTGTTTTTGCTGCATTTAAATCAACAATGTGAATGAGAGTGGCACCTTGTTCTTCAAAGACTTTGATCATTTTTTCCGGTTCGGAAGAATACACAGTCTTTTTAGAGTAATCTCCTTGGAGTAGTCGAACAGCTTCGTTATCTAAAAGATCAATCGCAGGTAATACTAACATATTAAAGTTCTATAAAGTTTTTTAGGATTCCTAGTCCTGTTGTATCTGACTTTTCGGGGTGAAATTGTGTACCAAAAATAGTTTCTTTTTCTACGACTGCTGGGAATGATTCTCCATAGTAATGACAGTTAGCCGTAATATCTAATCTGTCCACACCAACTGGTCTGTAGGAATGAATAAAATACATAAATGATTGATTCGGAATTCCTTTCAGAAGTTTTGTATTTTTTGCTTTTATATCAAATAGTTTGTTCCATCCCATGTGAGGGACTTTTAAGTTTGGTTTGCCTTCGAACTTCCTAATTTTTCCTCGAATGAATCCAAGACCAGGAATGGTTGCCCCTGGTTTTGAAGTTTCATCCGAATCTTCAAATAACACTTGATAGCCGATACAAATTCCAAACAGTGGTTTTTTGGCAGTAACATGGTCTTTTAAAACAGAAGAAAATCCAGCTTCATTTAAATTCTGCATGGCTTTATCAAAATGACCATCGCCAGGCAAAATGATTTTATCCGCCTTCTTCACTGTCTCGAGATCACTGGTAAATTGAAAATCACTTGTGTATAAGGAAACGGCTTTCAATAAGGAATGGATATTCCCCATTCCAAAATCTAAAACTGCAATCACTCTAACATTCCTTTTGTAGAAGGAATTTGATCCTTTGCCAGTGAATCGATCGTTATAGCCTGCCGTAACGCCTTACCAAGTCCTTTAAAGATAGACTCGTGGATGTGGTGGCGGTTTTCACCATAGTGAACCACTACGTGTAAATTCATCTTAGCATTGAGGGCAAATTTCTGAAGGAACTCGAGAGATAGTTCGGCATCATAAATCCCAAATTTCCCATCCATAGGAGGACCAGTGTATTTGAAATAAAAACGTCCACCCAAATCGACAGCGACAGTCGTTAATACTTCATCCATGGGTAGGGTAAAATGTCCGTATCGAAAGATTCCTTTTTTATCACCTAACTGGGTATGGATCATTTGACCCATGAGAATGGCGGTGTCTTCCACAGAATGGTGACAATCAATCCCGATGTCTCCTCTGAGCTTTAGATCCATATCAATAAGGCCATGTTTGGAGATATGGGAGAGCATATGCTCAAAAAACGGGATTTCTGTATCAAACTTGTAAACACCCGTACCTCGGACGTTTAGGTCCAGTCGAATGTCTGTCTCGGATGTCTTTCTTGATTCCACCATATTCCTAGCATGTTTGGTAGAAAACCCAGGTGTCAAGAGAGAATGTGGGGAGGTTTAGGAAGCGAGACCTAGAACCCCAGCTAAATCATACCCGACAAAAACCCAAAAAAGATAAACCGTTGCGACTAGCGAAAAAATAAGAATGCGTTTCCAATGTTCTGGCAAAGAAGTCCCTCTATTAGAACCAACAATTGGCCTAAGAAAACTTCTCATATTTTAGGGAATTCCGATGGGTTAGAAAAAGATTGTTTCGAAATTTTATTTTCCGAAACGTTGGTTGAACATTCGTACGAGTTCCGAAATAGAATCTTCTACATATTTAAAATGTTTGGGTTTCATTGGATCCAGAGGCATCATATCATGAATTTTTTTATAACGATCAAAGGATTCGCGAATGTATTCTAAATACTTTTGGCTTGTGATTCCATAACGTTTGAATAAAGATTCGTTTTCTTGGAACATCCGCTTAAAATCTTCCGCATAGGTTCCATCATTTAAAAAATAAAACCGCAAATCTGTTTTTGCCTGAGAAAAAACAATATCGATATTGGTGATAAATTTGGATGTTTTTGCTGGTTCTGTAGTTTCCGGGCTTTGTGCTGATAACTTAGCGGCCGCTTGTTCGATCGCTTTTTGTTCGGAAACACGTTTTTCTTTTTCAAATTCTTTGGCTAATTTTTCGCGTTTGAGAACCTCTTCCACAGAGGATTTCTTTTCTACAGGCATATTTTCATTATCCCCATCTCAGGAGTCTGTCAAGGAATTAGACGAAAAATTATTCTTTTGCCTTACGAAGTGCACAATTTGCCAGCCATTCACAACGCAAACAGATCGGGTCCTCGGTGTTATACGTAGAAGGAGGACAAATATTGGCGTTTGTCACTTGCATTCCTTGTAAATAATTTATTACCGATTCTTTATCTTTTTTAGAATCAATCTGTTTCAAAACACCTTCATTGATCTTTTTTTGGTCAAGAAAGAGATCCTCTACTACCGCCGGTTTGGCTTTCTCTTTGATTTTGGACTCTCTCGGTGCTTCCCATTCCAGTCCTGGGATGTATGGCAAACTCCCTGGTTTGATTTGTTTTTGGAAAATTTTATAGAGAAGTAAAGCAGTGAGTGCCCCGCCCAAATGGCAAGTATTAGAAATGGCACCATTCCCCAGTTGTGAAATTACATATCCAATGACAAGGGAGACCCAAACGGCATTTTTTGCTTTTACTGGAAAAATAAATAATAAGAGTTCGGCGTTAGGATAAAAAATTCCAAAAAGTGCAAGTAACCCAAATAAAGCGCCGGAAGCACCAATGGTTTGAGTGGTCATTGATTCTAAAAAAGGAAGATTGCCACCTAACAACTCATTTAAATAAGCAGAAAGTACAACAAAAATTCCCGCTCCAATTTGTGAGGCAAAGTATAAAATGGTAAATTTAGTTTTGCCAATGATGGGGATGATGTTGGATCCCAACATATACATACCATACATATTGACTAGCAGGTGGAAAGGGATAAGATCCACAGCATGTAAAAAACCATATGTAAACACTTGCCAAACTGCACCACCTAACACAAAATCAGGTGTTAAACCAAATCGATAAATTAACTGTTGGTTTGCAAAGTATTGGAGAAAAAAAATAAGACAGTTGATGATGAGAATTACATTCAGGGGATGAAGGATGGGATTCCCAAATAAACTAGGACTCTGGCCTCGATTTCTAGACATGTAACTTCCAAAATCTAGATGGCTTAGAAAGAAACAAGGGAAATAAAAAAAGGGGGAATCCTTTCGGAAGCCCCCCGGGAGTGACTTAAGGTAAAATCAGGCAACAGACCCTACCTTGATTATCAATCATTTCTACCATCGGAATTCCGAGGTGGAGGCTTAATAGATTCAGGAAAAAATTTAGGCGATTTTTGAAAGGGAATACAAAGCTTCTCTGTTCAGAATATCAATGCGGTTTTTGTCGACAGAAATGAATTCTCTGGCTTTGAGGTCAGAAAGTGCCCGAACCAAAGTCTCCGTTTTGGTTCCGATGAATGTGGCGAGGACGTCACGTGTGACTTTGAGTTCCACTTGATTTTTTCGACCTTGGGCGTTGTCTAAAACAATTAGGATTTCTGCTAGTTTTTCATGGACTTGTTTGGTTCCAAGAGAAACCACATGTTCTTCCATCTCTTGCCATTCCTTCGCCATCTGTTTGAAAACTTCTTTCTGGAAGTTGGTATCATCCTTTACGAGAGCATCGATCAGATCTCCAGTGATATAACAAGCATGGGTGTCTTCAACTGCTACGACATTGTGATGGGAAACCGAATCAGAGATACAATCTCGAAATCCAACCCAATCCCCTGGGCCACTGAGGCGTAAGGTTTGTTCCTTACCACTTGCAAGTTGTACATAACTTCTGACAAGACCTGATTTGATGAAGAAAAAACCCGCAGCTTTTTCACCAGCTGAAACAAGATGTTTTCCTCTGGGGAAGACAGTGAAGTCTTTGCCTGCGTTGATCCTTTCAATGGTCTCATGCGCAGCACAGTGCAAGACATTGTGATTTTTATAATCACAAGCAAAACAATCAGGATTGAGTGGAAGATCCGCCATTCAGCTTCGGTATAACCCCTTGAAAAATCCTTGTCGAGCCATAATTTAGAAACTTTCTAAATTTTTCATTTGCCGGTAAATTTTGGTTCCCGCTTTTCTAAGATACTTTTGATCGTCTCTTTAAAGTCGTCCGAAATAAAGTTCCGCGCCTGGGATTCTGCTTCTTTTTTTAAGGCTGAATCCAACTGTTTCCAGGAGTATAAATTTCGCTTTAATTCCTGTAAGGCGAGAGGTGCAGCCTTTGACAATGACAATGCGAGGTCCATCGCACGATCATACACTTCTCTTTTGGGAACACTGTCAAGTGCAAGCCCACAAGATTTGGCAAACTTACCATCAAAGGTTTCACCAGTGAGTAATAACCTTCCTCCTAAACTTTTTCCGAGGAGTTCAGGGGAAAGAAAACTAGATCCCATACCTGGATGAATTCCGAGTCTTACAAAATTGAAAGAATACTTCCCTTCGTCTGCAAAAATTCGTAAATCACACCCAAAGGTTAAGGAAAGACCAGCGCCGATCGCATGGCCATTCACAGCCGCAATGACTGGAACCGGAAGTTTACGAACAGATAAAAAGAAACCATAGAATTTCCTCATATCACGCCTGTTTTGCGAGAAAGACTTTTCAGAAAAAGATCTTAATAAATTTAAATCACCTCCCGCACAAAACACATCGTTTCGACCGGAAATGATGACTGCTCGCGGAAGGACTTTTTCTTTTTTAATGGAATGGATCAGGTCAGCAAACTCTTCCCCCATTTTCCAGGTCATAGAATTGCGGGAAGTAGGATTGTTTAGGAAGATGGAAACAATCTTTCCGTCTTCAGTATCACGGGATTCAATTTCTAGGAATTCATACTCTTTGGTTTCAAATCGCGATTTCATCTATCTGAAAGGATTCGTACCAGGCTTTATCTTGTAAAGATAAAGGTTTATTCCCGATCTCCATATTTTCAAAGTAATTGAGTAAAATTTCTAGATGTTGGCTTTCCTGATCTTGGTTGGGGAGAAGAGAATCAATTCCTTTGCTTACCAAAACCTCTGCTCTAATTTTATCTTTATAATGATCTGGTTTTCCGCTAAAAATCAAATGCGCAGAGATTAAATCAAAACGAATGGTATCAACGATTCTTCGAAGTGAATCTTCTGATTCTAGAAAATAACGAGAGGCTACTTCTGTTTGAAAGTAATCACTCCAAGTAATGAGATCAGGCAAAGACCCGGTTAGTTCCAAAATCTTCTTTTGAGTATCTTCGTCAGTATATAAGGAACCGGCAAACCTTTCCACAATGGCGTACAATTCGGTAAGAATGGCTAATTTCTCCGGACTGAGGAGTCCTTGGCGGATCATTGGCAATAGTTCAGGATTGACTTGTTTTGGCAGAGTGAGTTCCATATACTTCCCATTTCGGCGAATTCTGTCGTTTCCCAGCACATTTTCCTTGTGAGAAAATCGATTTTCGCCTTTCGAAAATCGATAATTTTAGTATGGCAATTGGAAGAACCGATTCGATGCAGGAACTCATAACGATCCTAGAATCGTTATTTGAAGAGACTATCATCGGTTCTGATGTCAATATCGTAAAACATCTCTTTTATTATCTCAAAGCCGATAACAGAGAATTCGAATTTATCTACGAAGAGGACACCCTTGTCGCCGCTGTAGAAGAAATTGAATCTCATACAGTCACGTTAATGATTCCGGATTTGGTGGAACAAGGTTCCCGGCGAGCCCGTGTCCGTTTCGAAGTAATGAACATTAACTACCAGTTTGAGGTAGTCATTCTAGATATCCAAAAAGATAAAACGGTAATCAAAACTCCCACTGAGTTACAATCTTACCAACTCAGAACCAACAAACGAATTCCAGTGGATGATTTGTTTATGAACTTTATCATTCTATTTAGAAGTTTAACTGGTGGTTCGAGAGAAGTGGGGAAAAACCTTTACGCTGAAAGTCGGTTCCCTCATCTAATGAAAGAAGTACGAAAAGACAGGCCGGATAGCAAACTCATCAACGTGATGTTAACCGAGGCTATCGAACGAATTTCCAAAGATTATGAAATTCATTTTTTTCAACCGGATGAAAAACTAAACGAATACGATGACTTTGTTAAAAAAACCATTTTAAGAACTGGGAAATCCATTTATATCCCCGACTGTAATCGAATCACTTCCTATATCAATGACCCTGGGGATGATGTCCTCTTTAATTATTTCAATGAATATAAAGAAATGACAAAGGAATTTGGAGATGAATTTGCTTTAGAATACTTTGAGTCCATGCGCAAACACGAATCGAGAAATTTTTATGTTTCTTATGTGATTACACCCATTCGTCTTTATGAGGATGTTGTTGGTTTTATTAAAGTTTATTCCACTGCGATGGAAAGATTCACAATTTCCCATAACCAAGCAGTATATATTTTTGAACTTGCAGAAATCATCAGTTATGTATTCACAAAAATCGCTATCCAACATGGAAGTTATGAAACCATGCAATCCACTACAAAGGTTGTGGATATTTCTCTTGATGGTCTCCTCTTCGAAATTTACGACAAACGATTGTTTCAATATTTAAAACGTCACAATATCATTAAAATGTTTATCCCTTTAAGTAAGGAACGTACAATGATCATCCGAGGTGAAATCATTCGGTTTTTAGATAAGGGAGATCATTTCCATCTCGGGGTAAACTATTTCAGCTCTGCCCCTGATGATATGTTGTATTTGGAATCCTATTTATTTGAAAAGAGTATGAAAATTTTATCAGAGTGATCCTGATTGTTTTTCAGCTAGTCGAATGGCATTCAAAAGATCTTCAGACAAAGTAGTTTCTCCTGTATAATAAAGGCGTAACAACTTTCCGTGTTCAACTAGTTTATTTCGATAATCCGTCTCCTTGACAGAACCCCGTGTTTCTTTCCATTTTAGATTATAGAATTCACAAGCCAGTTTATGGAGATAATAATCTGATTTTCTAAGGGCATAGGCCTTTTGTAAATATTCTTCGGAACGTTCCGACCACTCTTCTCTTTTTTTACGACCGTCCACCCCAGTATCGGCCATATTCGAATGCAAAAGATTTAGAAAGGAAGTTTCAAAACTATAAAGCCAAACTTCATAATTTTTTGGGTAGAGAGTGCGTGCTTCTTTTGCCACTTGTGGCATCAAATCCAATTGTTTTTTGTTTTCTTTCCCTTCTACTTTAAAATAGAAAGTTAAAAATCGCAAATAATCAACCAGGAATAACAACTTTTCTTGTGCATTAGAAAATCTTTCTCTGTTTTTCCAAGCCATCGAATATTCAAATGCGGTTGATACATAACCTTCCCCATCTTTCCAATGAGCTTTACCTAGCGCATAATGAGAGTCAGGTGAACCTTGGTCAAGAGAAACAGAATGTTTGTACATTCTGAGGGCTTCTTCCATTTGCCCTTTGGCAAAATAATGGTCTCCTTTCTTTTTAGCCATAAAGGCTTCATCGTATTTTGTGGTATCTAGTAACCTTGCGGCTGTTACAGGGCGATCTTCAATGAGACGCAAATACCCTTCCCCTCGAACCTGCCATCCAAAAAAAGTAGTTTGGTAAACGGATTTTACTGTGATCATTCCCACGATGTTTCCATCGCGAAATGTTTTGTGGTCTTGGTTCTTTTCTAATAAATACAATGTTTGGCCAACTCGAATTCCTTTTGGGTCACCCACTTTAATAGTCACAGTATCGGGTCTTGTATCCACTTCCAGTTCCTGTGAAAGTGTATCCACTTCATAATAACTGGCTTTTTCAATCCCAACAACCTCACCCACAACAATCATCCGAAGAGGGTCAAGCGATGCCTGGCTACGGAAAGCAAAGGCCAACCGATCGGAAGACGATTGAGCAAAAGTTGCCGTAACAAACAAAATACAAAGGAGGAAGGAGCGAAACATCTGGTTTAAAGATCGGCTAAAATAGAATCTTCGGACGCAGAAAAATAGAAATCCCCACTGGCCCAGTGGGGATTTTTTCAGAAACTACTGAGGTCGGAATTCCAATCGGAATTTTCCGGCACCAACTTGTTCCTTGGAATACAAGATTTTCCTGTGGACCCCACTTATATAATCATTCACTAAGTTCCCATAAAATGGACTCGCAAGGTTTCCGCTATTTCCGATCGGAAGTTGGGTTACGGACTCCTCAAAACGGCCATAATCGATCACTCGTCTTTTGGATGGACCTGCAAAAGCAGTCCAATCCTCTTTCATCAGTTTGTATTTTAAATTATTTACCACTTCGGCACCACCGGCAGAAGGAAGAGGGCCAATATCAAAAATACCACCTATCAGTGGCAATACGCCAAGAGGATGTGGGTGTTTGATTTTGTATAAATTTTTCCATGTCCAGAGGCTTGGAGATGCTGAAAGATGTGCTTCTAAATACCTACCGGTTTCCTCAATGGATCTTTTTAGAATATCCTCTCTTGTTTCGATAATGCCTTCCGTTCGTAAGTCATCCCAATAGGGAGAATTTGTATTCCTTACAAATCGGCGGTAAGCATTCCAATACTCAGCCATATCTCCATATAACTCAAAATTGGCAGGGCCCATCTCATCAATTAACAATTCCCGAAGAGTGATGTAAAAGAATACATCGTAAACAGCAGCACCTTGAGACTCGGGGAAATGTTCAAAATTCCATTTTTTCAAAATTCCTAGAACCTTTTTCCCGTTGGGAGTTTTTGCTTCTTTAACGGTAGACAGAATGAGTTCCAAATACTCCGGTGCAAATGAAGAGACGGTATCATTCTGGATTGCCGCGAGGTCTTCCAAACTCCACTTCTCTTTTGTTTCCAAAATACCAACTAACCTTTGAAAACGATCAGGAGGTTGCCAGTTTCCATCTGGTTTTCCTAACCCGGGGAGAGATTTACTTGTCACTTGGTTGTTTGCCGTGACGATGATTCCATTTTTTGGATTGATGATCTTTGGATTGTCTTTTGCCGAAACATAACCAACCACATCATTATCGCCAGTAGATCCTTCTAAAATTTTACGAGAATTTCCCGATTTTAAAATCGGGAATCTTCCCACTGCATAATAGGCTATGTTTCCATTTTTATCCGCATAACTAAAATTAAGGCCTGGTGCCCCAATCATAGAAGAAGCAGAATCAAGTTCTGTAAATGATTTGGATTTTCCCATTTGAAAAAGAACATCAAGAAGTGGGTTTTGTAAATGATGGTGAGCCCAATACAAACTCACTGGCCTTCCCTTAAATCCTTTGATATGTTCTGTTATCAGAGGACCGTGATTCGTGATCCCCACTTCAAATGGAATTTCGGTTCCATCCTTTTTACGAATTGGATCGCGATAATAAGTTAATTCTTTCCATGTATTTCCTGTTTTAAATTTCCCATCTTCGATGGTTTCTAAATACAAATTAACATCATCTTGTTCCAACATGGTAAGTCCCCATGCCTTATCTCTGTTATGTGCGATGAGTGGAAATGGAATGATAGAAAGGAAATATCCATAATTTTCATACCCTGGATATTCAATATAGGCTTCATACCAAGCCCCAGGATTGGAAAGAGCGATGTGTGGATCATTGGCAAGAACGGCACCGCCACTTTCAGAACGACTGGGAGCG
This genomic stretch from Leptospira meyeri harbors:
- a CDS encoding N-acetylneuraminate synthase family protein; protein product: MDFHIGTKTLTRKSAPYLVAEIGLNHNADLEIGKRTIAKAKESGAHAVKFQTYRTEEFIDSSNPEVKFLFDIFKQYELNESQHKEFQKTALDLGLDFFSTPLCESAVDLLCELDVPVLKIASGDIVNLPLLNRSLQSGKPLIVSTGAALLEEVTRAISLFQKHQAEVCLLHCVSMYPTPLNKVNLQSIPFYLDTTDYVVGFSDHSDGTLASSVACGLGAVVFEKHFTLDRNLDGPDHGISMDPMTFSKLANDLKQSFEMGGVYGKNTHPEETGGWFYGRRSLYKKGNSILSLRPALHTNESNVLNSWELNRIGDPSLLPEGPVRMTPKST
- a CDS encoding thioredoxin domain-containing protein → MNRKNLALAGVVGGVIGLIVSFLLAIEYFGIGTENIANTACSALGGGDSCLKVAESSYSAIPGVPFLGNVPIALLGFGFYGLLTYSFFLVTKAKSNEEVSKFISLLFPVLVLGLLFDLILFGISVGIIGTICQLCFVTYIVTIALLGILYLLWKTEGKPKLEVPVALKEGITTLGLVYFFSFSLGFATSKMWVSKASSNTLATSRGMDSAEIQTKIAAYFQEPTLGINVTGSPFIGKKDAPITIVKYADYNCGHCLHTSHILHTVLSEYDGMVRVVYKNFPLDGTCNRLMQQPRPDASSCVAAIAAICADKQGKFEPMYRGLYDNLEKGVAHSGSSVVNLANSIGLNVNSLKACMGSKEAQNQLNAEIDEAEKLNIQSTPSLYINDRRIESGTPNPIFLKTLLEQIIQKM
- the hisA gene encoding 1-(5-phosphoribosyl)-5-[(5-phosphoribosylamino)methylideneamino]imidazole-4-carboxamide isomerase; the protein is MLVLPAIDLLDNEAVRLLQGDYSKKTVYSSEPEKMIKVFEEQGATLIHIVDLNAAKTGKSENGKAIRKIKDNCSVELELGGGIRSLENMKFYDGLGVSRFILGTVAVEDPSVVEQGLNTYGPNRIVIGVDAKDGYVRTKGWETNSGIKYTDFLKTMFGMGIRHVIFTDISKDGMMAGPNTTVYLELLAEFPGLQLVASGGVSSIEDLVNLYDASKGKLFGAITGKAIYEGKLDLKESIRILSKKRNEN
- the hisH gene encoding imidazole glycerol phosphate synthase subunit HisH; translated protein: MIAVLDFGMGNIHSLLKAVSLYTSDFQFTSDLETVKKADKIILPGDGHFDKAMQNLNEAGFSSVLKDHVTAKKPLFGICIGYQVLFEDSDETSKPGATIPGLGFIRGKIRKFEGKPNLKVPHMGWNKLFDIKAKNTKLLKGIPNQSFMYFIHSYRPVGVDRLDITANCHYYGESFPAVVEKETIFGTQFHPEKSDTTGLGILKNFIEL
- the hisB gene encoding imidazoleglycerol-phosphate dehydratase HisB, translated to MVESRKTSETDIRLDLNVRGTGVYKFDTEIPFFEHMLSHISKHGLIDMDLKLRGDIGIDCHHSVEDTAILMGQMIHTQLGDKKGIFRYGHFTLPMDEVLTTVAVDLGGRFYFKYTGPPMDGKFGIYDAELSLEFLQKFALNAKMNLHVVVHYGENRHHIHESIFKGLGKALRQAITIDSLAKDQIPSTKGMLE
- a CDS encoding LIC11177 family protein — protein: MPVEKKSSVEEVLKREKLAKEFEKEKRVSEQKAIEQAAAKLSAQSPETTEPAKTSKFITNIDIVFSQAKTDLRFYFLNDGTYAEDFKRMFQENESLFKRYGITSQKYLEYIRESFDRYKKIHDMMPLDPMKPKHFKYVEDSISELVRMFNQRFGK
- a CDS encoding rhomboid family intramembrane serine protease, which codes for MSRNRGQSPSLFGNPILHPLNVILIINCLIFFLQYFANQQLIYRFGLTPDFVLGGAVWQVFTYGFLHAVDLIPFHLLVNMYGMYMLGSNIIPIIGKTKFTILYFASQIGAGIFVVLSAYLNELLGGNLPFLESMTTQTIGASGALFGLLALFGIFYPNAELLLFIFPVKAKNAVWVSLVIGYVISQLGNGAISNTCHLGGALTALLLYKIFQKQIKPGSLPYIPGLEWEAPRESKIKEKAKPAVVEDLFLDQKKINEGVLKQIDSKKDKESVINYLQGMQVTNANICPPSTYNTEDPICLRCEWLANCALRKAKE
- a CDS encoding Crp/Fnr family transcriptional regulator, with translation MADLPLNPDCFACDYKNHNVLHCAAHETIERINAGKDFTVFPRGKHLVSAGEKAAGFFFIKSGLVRSYVQLASGKEQTLRLSGPGDWVGFRDCISDSVSHHNVVAVEDTHACYITGDLIDALVKDDTNFQKEVFKQMAKEWQEMEEHVVSLGTKQVHEKLAEILIVLDNAQGRKNQVELKVTRDVLATFIGTKTETLVRALSDLKAREFISVDKNRIDILNREALYSLSKIA
- a CDS encoding enoyl-CoA hydratase/isomerase family protein, coding for MKSRFETKEYEFLEIESRDTEDGKIVSIFLNNPTSRNSMTWKMGEEFADLIHSIKKEKVLPRAVIISGRNDVFCAGGDLNLLRSFSEKSFSQNRRDMRKFYGFFLSVRKLPVPVIAAVNGHAIGAGLSLTFGCDLRIFADEGKYSFNFVRLGIHPGMGSSFLSPELLGKSLGGRLLLTGETFDGKFAKSCGLALDSVPKREVYDRAMDLALSLSKAAPLALQELKRNLYSWKQLDSALKKEAESQARNFISDDFKETIKSILEKREPKFTGK